In the genome of Populus trichocarpa isolate Nisqually-1 chromosome 6, P.trichocarpa_v4.1, whole genome shotgun sequence, one region contains:
- the LOC7474665 gene encoding carboxyl-terminal-processing peptidase 3, chloroplastic produces the protein MESLFPNLELSPISTKSPKPTSFLLSSPRFSSLKSRIITKKWSVSVPCVCSSSPSVKKTESKLHSNGQDFIKSVGKGVIGFAAAATTLASVCYDAPAFAESLTVAFPVSRAPEVNTVQRTLVEAWGLIRETFVDPTFNHQDWDLKLQQTMVEMFPLNSADVAYTKISGMLSTLGDPFTRIISPKEYQSFRIGSDGNLQGVGIFINIEPRTGHLVVLSCVKGSPAARAGIHEGDELIEINGERLDGVTSEAAAQKLRGTAGTSVKVKVHSGMESSRDAGIREVNLPREYITLSPISSTIIPHKTPDGHLTKTGYVKLSAFSQSAAIDMANTILDMETQGVHSYILDLRNNPGGLVKAGLDVAQIWLDGDETLVNTIDRDGNMLPINMVDGHAITHDPLVVLVNEGSASASEILAGALHDNGRAILVGHKTFGKGKIQSVTELHDGSALFVTVAKYLSPALHDIDQVGIMPDVQCTTDMLNSPRDSLLKNESSTSSLEGDSCILVAEHELDIQEFGGTAS, from the exons ATGGAATCTCTGTTTCCAAATCTTGAACTCTCACCAATCTCAACAAAATCTCCAAAACCCACATCCTTTTTACTCTCTTCACCTCGATTCTCGAGCTTAAAATCACGCATTATAACCAAAAAATGGAGTGTGTCCGTGCCTTGTGTTTGTTCATCGTCTCCATCGGTGAAAAAAAcagagtccaaattacattccaacggtcaagattttatcaaatcTGTCGGAAAAGGTGTGATTGGCTTTGCCGCCGCCGCTACAACTTTGGCTTCGGTTTGTTATGATGCTCCAGCTTTTGCAGAGTCTCTAACGGTCGCTTTTCCTGTTTCCCGCGCTCCCGAg GTGAATACAGTGCAAAGAACACTTGTGGAGGCATGGGGTTTGATTAGAGAAACATTTGTAGACCCAACATTTAATCATCAAg ATTGGGACCTAAAGTTGCAACAAACAATGGTGGAGATGTTTCCTCTAAATTCAGCGGATGTGGCATATACAAAAATTAGTGGGATGCTTTCTACTCTCGGGGATCCTTTTACTCGGATTATCAGTCCAAAG GAGTACCAAAGTTTTAGAATTGGTAGTGATGGAAATTTGCAAGGAGTTGGGATCTTCATAAACATTGAACCAAGGACAGGCCATTTG GTTGTTTTGTCTTGTGTAAAGGGTAGCCCAGCTGCTCGTGCTGGTATACATGAAGGAGATGAATTGATTGAGATTAATG GGGAGAGGCTTGATGGTGTTACTAGTGAAGCTGCAGCACAGAAGCTTAGAGGGACTGCTGGAACATCTGTCAAAGTAAAAGTCCACAGT GGCATGGAGTCAAGTAGGGATGCCGGTATCAGAGAG GTCAATCTACCTCGTGAGTACATTACGCTGTCCCCGATATCTAGCACCATCATCCCCCATAAAACCCCGGATGGCCATCTAACAAAGACTGGTTATGTGAAGCTGTCAGCCTTTTCTCAG AGTGCTGCAATTGATATGGCAAATACAATACTGGACATGGAAACTCAGGGTGTACATTCATACATACTGGATCTACGAAACAATCCG GGGGGGCTGGTAAAAGCTGGACTTGATGTTGCACAAATTTGGCTGGACGGAGATGAGACTCTTGTGAACACAATTGATAGAGATGGAAATATGCTGCCCATTAACATGGTCGATGGACATGCCATAACACATGATCCACTTGTTGTGCTT GTCAATGAGGGAAGTGCAAGCGCAAGTGAGATCCTAGCTGGAGCACTGCATGACAATGGGCGAGCCATCCTTGTGGGACACAAAACCTTTGGCAAAGGAAAAATTCAG AGTGTCACAGAGTTGCATGACGGATCGGCTCTATTTGTCACGGTTGCAAAGTATCTATCGCCTGCACTTCATGACATAGATCAAGTTGGGATAATGCCTGATGTGCAGTGTACCACAGACATGCTCAACTCACCCAGGGATTCATTATTGAAGAACGAGAGCTCAACTTCATCTCTTGAAGGAGATTCTTGTATCCTGGTGGCAGAGCATGAATTGGACATTCAAGAGTTCGGAGGGACTGCATCTTGA
- the LOC7485458 gene encoding UDP-glycosyltransferase 75C1 produces MGVTGVQPHILLVTFPAQGHINPALQFAKRLVAIGAHVTFSTSMGAARRMSKTGTYPKGLSFAAFDDGSEHGFRPSDDIDHYFTELRLVGSKSLAELIAASSKNGRPFTCVVYSNLVPWVAKVARELNLPSTLLWNQSPALLDIFYYYFNGYGDTISENINDPTFSLKLPGLPPLGSRDLPSFFNPRNTHAFAIPVNREHIEVLDEETNPKVLVNTFDALECEALNSIGKFKLVGVGPLIPSAFLDGEDPTDTSFGGDLFQGSKDHIEWLNSKPELSVIYIAFGSISALSKPQKEEMARALLETGRPFLWVIRADRGEEKEEDKLSCKEELEKQGKIVPWCSQVEVLSHPSIGCFVTHCGWNSTFESLASGVPMVAFPQWTDQLTNAKMVEDVWKTGVRVTSSNKEGVVEGEEIERCLEVVMGGGERGNEMRKNAKKWKELARQSSKEGGSSYNNLKAFVDEIAGVATSLEI; encoded by the coding sequence ATGGGAGTCACGGGAGTACAGCCTCACATCCTCCTTGTCACATTCCCAGCTCAAGGTCACATAAATCCAGCCCTTCAATTTGCCAAACGTTTAGTAGCCATTGGTGCACATGTCACCTTTTCTACAAGCATGGGTGCCGCACGTCGGATGTCCAAAACCGGAACTTATCCTAAAGGCTTGTCTTTTGCTGCCTTCGATGATGGTTCTGAACATGGGTTCAGACCCAGTGATGATATCGACCACTACTTCACCGAGCTCAGGCTAGTTGGCTCAAAATCTCTGGCTGAACTTATTGCGGCAAGTTCCAAGAATGGCCGGCCATTTACGTGTGTGGTTTACTCCAATCTCGTACCATGGGTGGCAAAGGTGGCACGTGAACTAAACCTCCCTTCAACGCTTCTGTGGAACCAATCTCCTGCTCTTTTAGACATCTTCTACTACTACTTCAACGGCTATGGTGATACTATTAGCGAGAATATCAATGATCCAACGTTTTCGCTGAAATTACCCGGATTGCCTCCTCTTGGCAGCCGCGACTTACCCTCATTTTTCAATCCTAGAAATACACATGCTTTCGCAATCCCGGTAAATAGAGAGCATATAGAAGTCCTTGATGAAGAAACCAACCCAAAAGTTCTTGTCAACACATTTGATGCATTAGAGTGTGAGGCTTTGAATTCAATAGGCAAGTTTAAGTTGGTTGGTGTTGGCCCTCTGATTCCATCAGCCTTTCTGGATGGAGAAGATCCAACGGACACTTCTTTTGGTGGTGATCTTTTTCAAGGCTCAAAGGACCACATAGAATGGCTTAACTCGAAGCCTGAACTCTCTGTGATTTATATAGCATTTGGAAGCATATCCGCTCTGTCAAAGCCACAAAAGGAGGAAATGGCTCGTGCCTTGCTAGAAACTGGCCGTCCATTTTTGTGGGTCATAAGAGCAGATagaggagaggagaaagagGAAGATAAGCTGAGTTGCAAGGAAGAGCTTGAAAAGCAAGGAAAGATAGTGCCGTGGTGCTCTCAAGTGGAGGTTTTGTCACATCCATCAATAGGCTGTTTCGTGACACATTGTGGGTGGAACTCAACTTTTGAGAGCTTGGCTTCTGGGGTGCCAATGGTGGCTTTTCCACAATGGACTGACCAATTGACGAATGCTAAGATGGTTGAAGATGTATGGAAGACGGGGGTGAGAGTCACGAGTTCTAACAAAGAAGGGGTAGTTGAAGGCGAGGAGATAGAGAGGTGCTTGGAGGTGGTCATGGGAGGTGGAGAACGAGGAAATGAGATGAGAAAGAATGCCAAGAAATGGAAGGAATTGGCAAGACAAAGTTCTAAAGAAGGTGGCTCTTCTTACAATAATCTGAAGGCTTTTGTCGACGAGATTGCAGGAGTAGCTACGTCGTTAGAAATATGA